Proteins from a genomic interval of Sulfurimonas sp. HSL3-2:
- a CDS encoding transposase, translating into MPTRLRIDLAGYHHIINRGVNHCIVFNSDTDKEMFLQIINKSATLHNVILHDYCLMDNHYHLLIETQKENLSTFMRLVNANYAQYFNKKYQRSGHLWQDRYKSKYITSENYLYSLIRYIENNALEASG; encoded by the coding sequence ATGCCGACAAGACTGAGAATAGATTTAGCTGGTTATCATCACATCATAAACCGCGGAGTAAACCATTGTATTGTGTTTAACTCCGATACTGACAAAGAGATGTTTTTGCAGATCATCAACAAAAGTGCTACCTTGCATAATGTAATATTGCACGATTACTGTTTGATGGACAATCATTATCATTTGCTTATAGAGACACAAAAAGAGAACTTATCGACTTTTATGAGACTGGTAAACGCCAACTATGCTCAATACTTCAATAAAAAATACCAGCGCAGCGGTCATCTTTGGCAAGATAGATACAAATCAAAGTACATTACATCAGAAAACTATCTTTACTCCCTTATCAGATACATAGAAAACAATGCGCTTGAAGCTTCTGGTTGA
- the groES gene encoding co-chaperone GroES → MNFQPLGNRILVERMEEASTTSTGIIIPDNAKEKPSQGKVVAVSDEVKNIANGDTVVFGKYSGSELTLDGSKYIVIDVDDVFGIIK, encoded by the coding sequence ATGAATTTTCAACCACTAGGAAATCGTATTTTAGTTGAACGTATGGAAGAGGCTAGTACAACATCTACTGGTATTATAATCCCAGATAATGCGAAAGAAAAGCCGTCTCAAGGCAAGGTAGTCGCTGTAAGCGATGAGGTGAAAAATATTGCAAACGGCGATACTGTAGTATTTGGAAAATACAGCGGCAGCGAGTTGACGCTTGATGGCAGTAAATACATAGTTATAGATGTAGACGACGTTTTTGGAATCATAAAGTAG
- a CDS encoding ABC transporter substrate-binding protein, whose amino-acid sequence MKKIFLLLYLSVSLFAAQKVVLQLNWKNQFQFAGYYVAKELGYYKDAGIDVEIKEFDFNTDISNVVEEGKADFAVGRSSLIIDKINGKDVVALGAIYQESPMILLTRDDTGINSIKDLKNKRIMLTKDARETASIMAMLFSNGLSKEDVLIEPHSFNLDDLINKKTDAMASYISNEPIRMEDKGIGYKVFDPKEYGFHFYSDILFTSSKFIKKNPKLTKDFYDATMKGWRYAFDNISQTAEIINNRYNTQHKTLLQLIKEGEILKHLAFKKDTPLGYLDKKQLNDIVKVYQVLGIATKDINIDSFIYEYNHPMELAFKLKYKDIWFLLIIFILLLVSLNFILLFISLRNRWIHTQSHLNQTIERQKEKIDRQNKIIIIQSKIAAIGEMLTNIAHQWRQPLNIISLNTAKIETSLLLGHEMKKEEILQISNDINLQTQYLSHTIDDFRNYFNSNMESFEPFNIQDAIKKVNELTKEVFKSSRIETVVSVDDCVITHNENLLIQSLLNIYNNAKDAIVESRVPYKYFFIDVKCDEQKIVIILKDSAGGIDQEIIEKIFEPYFTTKHKSKGTGLGLYITYAIITQHLKGTISAHNVEYKYQGHDLKGAEFHIVIPAKF is encoded by the coding sequence ATGAAAAAAATATTTTTACTGCTTTATCTATCGGTATCATTGTTTGCGGCTCAGAAGGTGGTCCTACAGCTCAATTGGAAAAATCAGTTTCAGTTTGCAGGATATTATGTCGCAAAAGAGTTAGGATATTATAAAGATGCGGGTATCGATGTCGAGATAAAAGAGTTTGATTTTAACACGGATATCTCCAATGTCGTCGAAGAGGGAAAAGCGGATTTTGCAGTCGGGCGCTCTTCTTTGATTATCGATAAAATAAACGGTAAGGATGTCGTCGCCTTAGGGGCGATATACCAAGAATCTCCGATGATATTGCTGACAAGAGATGATACCGGCATCAACTCGATAAAAGATCTAAAAAATAAACGTATCATGTTAACAAAAGATGCCAGAGAGACAGCATCCATTATGGCGATGCTGTTTTCAAACGGCCTTTCTAAAGAGGACGTGTTGATAGAACCGCATAGTTTCAATCTAGACGACCTTATCAATAAAAAAACCGATGCGATGGCGTCGTATATATCCAATGAGCCTATACGAATGGAAGACAAAGGGATAGGCTATAAGGTCTTCGATCCTAAAGAGTATGGATTTCATTTTTACAGCGACATCCTTTTTACATCATCAAAGTTTATAAAAAAGAATCCAAAATTAACAAAAGACTTTTATGATGCAACGATGAAAGGCTGGCGGTACGCATTTGATAATATCTCACAAACGGCGGAGATCATAAACAATCGTTACAATACTCAGCATAAGACATTACTGCAGTTGATAAAAGAGGGAGAGATACTAAAGCATCTTGCCTTTAAAAAAGATACTCCATTAGGTTATTTGGATAAAAAACAGCTAAATGACATAGTCAAAGTCTATCAGGTGCTCGGGATAGCCACTAAAGATATCAATATCGATTCATTTATATATGAATATAATCATCCCATGGAGCTTGCATTTAAACTCAAGTATAAAGATATATGGTTTCTTCTGATCATATTTATACTGTTGTTGGTAAGTTTGAACTTTATCTTGCTTTTTATAAGTCTTCGAAACAGATGGATACATACACAAAGTCATCTAAATCAGACAATAGAACGTCAAAAAGAGAAGATCGACAGACAGAATAAGATCATTATCATTCAATCTAAAATAGCAGCTATCGGCGAGATGTTAACTAATATCGCTCATCAGTGGAGACAGCCTTTGAATATTATCTCTTTGAACACGGCAAAAATAGAGACATCTTTGCTTTTAGGTCACGAGATGAAAAAAGAGGAGATCCTTCAGATCAGTAATGATATCAACCTGCAAACACAATACCTCTCACATACGATAGATGATTTTCGTAATTACTTTAATTCCAACATGGAAAGTTTTGAACCTTTTAACATACAAGATGCGATCAAAAAGGTGAATGAACTTACCAAAGAGGTCTTTAAAAGCAGCCGTATAGAGACCGTAGTGAGTGTCGATGATTGTGTTATCACACATAATGAGAACCTTCTGATCCAATCCCTGTTAAATATTTATAACAATGCCAAGGATGCTATAGTCGAGAGCAGAGTGCCTTATAAGTATTTTTTTATTGATGTAAAATGTGATGAACAGAAGATAGTGATAATATTAAAAGATTCGGCAGGCGGAATCGATCAGGAGATTATAGAAAAGATATTTGAACCGTATTTTACGACAAAACATAAGTCAAAAGGAACGGGGCTGGGGCTTTACATTACCTATGCCATTATAACGCAGCATTTAAAAGGTACGATATCAGCACACAATGTCGAGTATAAGTATCAAGGACATGATCTTAAAGGCGCGGAATTTCATATAGTCATACCGGCTAAGTTCTAG
- a CDS encoding aldo/keto reductase, protein MSDTIISNAGVVMPKLIYGTAWKKDRTSTLVEAALRCGFRGIDTACQPKHYNEAGVGEALQTLTSEGLKREAIFLQTKFTPLEGQDPNSVPYDKDAPLQEQIAHSFEVSLANLRTDYIDSYLLHSPLFPFSRLITAWQAMEEIVISGGAKQLGISNCYELSMLKRLYDEAKIKPAVLQNRFYADADYDTDIRAFCDDHDIRYQSFWSLTANPHLVGSETVIRAAMKRRLEPAQVFYAYLMAKGIIPLDGTTSLEHMKDDLGVLDICLTPEEISAIDTLIFP, encoded by the coding sequence ATGTCCGATACGATCATCTCAAATGCCGGAGTCGTCATGCCGAAGCTGATATATGGGACGGCATGGAAAAAAGATCGGACATCAACTCTCGTTGAAGCTGCACTGCGCTGCGGTTTTCGCGGTATCGACACCGCCTGCCAGCCAAAACACTACAATGAAGCAGGCGTAGGCGAAGCTCTTCAAACACTTACGTCAGAAGGTCTGAAGCGCGAAGCAATTTTTTTGCAGACAAAGTTCACGCCCCTTGAAGGGCAAGACCCAAACAGTGTTCCCTACGATAAAGATGCACCGCTGCAAGAGCAGATAGCACACTCTTTTGAGGTCTCACTTGCGAACCTTCGTACCGACTACATCGACTCCTATCTCCTGCACTCTCCTCTGTTTCCCTTTTCCCGCCTCATCACAGCATGGCAAGCTATGGAAGAGATCGTTATAAGTGGCGGTGCAAAACAGCTGGGGATCAGCAACTGTTATGAACTTAGTATGCTCAAACGTCTTTATGATGAAGCGAAGATCAAACCTGCAGTCCTGCAGAACCGTTTCTATGCCGATGCTGACTATGACACGGATATACGTGCTTTTTGTGACGACCATGATATCCGCTACCAGAGTTTTTGGAGCTTAACTGCAAATCCGCACCTTGTAGGCAGTGAGACAGTTATTCGCGCGGCTATGAAACGGCGATTGGAACCTGCTCAGGTATTTTATGCGTATCTGATGGCAAAAGGGATCATTCCGCTTGACGGTACTACATCGTTAGAGCATATGAAAGATGACCTTGGAGTCTTAGATATCTGTTTGACTCCTGAAGAGATATCGGCCATAGACACTCTCATCTTCCCATAA
- a CDS encoding SO_0444 family Cu/Zn efflux transporter → MEYLSIFVNSLIDLSNAMAPYILFGLLFAGILHEMVPQTLVTKHLGRESISSVIKATLFGVPLPVCSCGVIPLAASIKKSGASRGATLSFLISTPITGVDSILATYGMFGWAFTLYRVFTSMIVAMAAGILTNIFDKEEEVVKPKFSLSPMQQPAAQSCCSTSTCCSSSEETAKFSMKKALKYGFVTLLGDIAKPLFWGLVIGALISSLVPQNLSDILVEYSWLSYLIVIAIAVPMYVCATASLPIAAALMLSGVSAGAAFVFLSAGPATNTVTIGVVKNMLGKRSLYIYLASIVFGSVIFGLGLDYLFASLDINPKSILHVEESAGWIAAISSIALWTFVLYFIVKPYLKRAKA, encoded by the coding sequence ATGGAATACTTGTCAATTTTTGTAAATTCACTTATCGATCTGAGCAATGCGATGGCTCCCTACATCCTCTTTGGACTTTTGTTTGCGGGGATCTTGCATGAGATGGTACCGCAGACTCTGGTCACAAAACATCTGGGACGCGAGAGTATCTCTTCGGTCATCAAAGCCACACTTTTCGGTGTACCGCTTCCTGTATGTTCATGCGGTGTCATCCCGCTGGCAGCAAGCATCAAAAAGAGCGGAGCGAGCAGGGGCGCGACACTGTCGTTTTTGATATCTACTCCTATAACTGGAGTGGACTCCATACTTGCAACCTACGGAATGTTCGGATGGGCGTTTACACTTTACAGAGTTTTTACCTCTATGATCGTAGCAATGGCAGCGGGAATACTGACAAATATCTTTGATAAAGAGGAGGAAGTGGTCAAACCGAAGTTTTCGCTCTCTCCGATGCAGCAGCCTGCAGCACAAAGCTGCTGTTCAACGTCTACTTGCTGCAGCTCTTCAGAGGAAACTGCGAAGTTTTCCATGAAAAAGGCTCTTAAATACGGTTTTGTGACACTGCTTGGAGACATAGCAAAACCTTTGTTCTGGGGTCTTGTCATCGGTGCGCTGATAAGCTCGTTGGTGCCTCAGAACCTGAGTGATATTTTAGTAGAGTATTCATGGCTTTCATATCTGATAGTGATCGCTATTGCGGTACCGATGTACGTTTGTGCTACGGCTTCACTGCCCATAGCCGCTGCATTGATGCTTTCAGGGGTGAGTGCAGGAGCGGCATTCGTGTTTTTAAGTGCAGGACCTGCGACAAATACGGTTACGATCGGCGTAGTGAAAAATATGCTTGGTAAACGCTCGCTCTATATCTATCTGGCAAGCATCGTTTTTGGAAGTGTTATATTCGGTCTCGGACTGGATTATCTTTTTGCATCTTTGGATATAAATCCAAAGTCGATCTTACATGTAGAGGAGAGTGCAGGATGGATAGCCGCTATTAGCAGTATCGCTTTGTGGACTTTCGTTTTATACTTTATAGTAAAGCCTTATCTTAAAAGAGCGAAAGCCTGA
- the pta gene encoding phosphate acetyltransferase, giving the protein MKSIYIASNTKNAGSLLITTGMMDIISRKIHKIGFFKPIISNQKKTDPDIEFIRSRYNIDIPYEECYGFDIPYIEMMIAKESTDELLEELITKYKSLEEKYDFIVCLGIQRPFLKQSFDFDINIKIAQNFASSYIDVINAKDMELSDIVESAAINKHSITSQKCFHFATFINRIDESIYSELKKEIQDENVFFLQEIKELDTPTIGDIIDNLQAKPIVLDFHDRSRLVKQIKVAALTLDNFLDRIEDGDLVVVPADRSEIIVGLICAAESSSFAKISGIIMPFNMQLHTNVLKLIEGIKSFHIPIISVDTDTYTTVKNIDATKATLKASDERKIALSLGLFNQNVDINRIESRIELKSSDVMTPMMFEYKIFYMAKKEKKKIVLPESEDDRILRAAEIVLRNDLADIILLGDEIVVRQRSLQLGIDISKAKIIDPLQSEKAEAYAHSFYQLRKAKGISLEAAKDTMHNKTYFATMMVHSGDVDAMVSGASHTTAETIRPALQIIKTSPDVTIVSSLFFICLETEVLIYADCAVNENPTAEELAQIAISTAKTALRFGIEPRIAMLSYSTGDSGSGEDVQKVRQATEIVKQREPSLLVEGPIQYDAAIDKDVAKKKLPGSKVAGEANIFIFPDLNTGNNIYKAVQRSTGAIAIGPVLQGLNKPVNDLSRGCSVVDIVNTVAITAIQAGQTS; this is encoded by the coding sequence ATGAAAAGTATCTATATCGCATCCAATACAAAAAATGCGGGAAGCCTGCTGATTACAACGGGGATGATGGATATTATCAGTCGAAAAATCCACAAGATAGGATTCTTTAAACCCATTATCTCAAATCAAAAAAAGACAGATCCTGATATAGAGTTTATAAGATCAAGATACAACATAGATATACCTTACGAAGAGTGCTACGGCTTTGACATCCCCTATATCGAGATGATGATAGCAAAAGAGAGTACCGATGAGCTTTTAGAGGAGCTCATCACCAAATATAAGAGCTTGGAAGAGAAATATGATTTCATCGTCTGTCTTGGGATTCAAAGACCCTTTTTAAAACAATCTTTTGATTTTGATATCAATATAAAAATAGCCCAGAACTTCGCATCATCGTATATCGATGTCATAAATGCAAAAGATATGGAGCTCTCGGATATCGTAGAATCGGCTGCCATAAACAAACACTCTATAACTTCCCAAAAATGCTTTCACTTCGCAACGTTTATAAACCGCATCGATGAGTCCATATACAGTGAACTTAAAAAAGAGATACAAGATGAAAACGTCTTTTTCCTTCAAGAGATAAAAGAGCTGGATACTCCTACCATAGGAGATATCATAGACAATCTGCAGGCAAAACCGATAGTCTTGGATTTTCATGACAGATCAAGACTCGTAAAACAGATAAAAGTCGCAGCCCTTACTCTGGACAACTTTTTAGACCGCATAGAAGACGGTGACCTTGTCGTTGTCCCTGCCGACAGATCGGAGATCATCGTCGGGCTTATCTGTGCAGCCGAGTCCAGCAGTTTTGCGAAGATCTCGGGTATCATCATGCCCTTTAACATGCAGTTGCATACAAATGTGCTAAAACTCATAGAGGGGATAAAAAGTTTTCATATCCCGATCATCAGCGTAGATACGGACACATACACGACCGTAAAGAACATCGATGCCACTAAAGCCACTCTAAAAGCATCCGACGAGAGAAAGATCGCCCTCTCTTTGGGACTCTTTAACCAAAACGTCGACATCAACCGTATCGAATCAAGGATCGAACTGAAGAGTTCGGATGTGATGACTCCGATGATGTTTGAATATAAGATCTTCTATATGGCAAAAAAAGAGAAAAAAAAGATCGTACTGCCTGAGAGCGAAGATGACAGGATACTAAGAGCTGCGGAGATCGTCCTTAGAAACGATCTTGCAGACATAATCCTTTTAGGCGATGAGATAGTTGTAAGACAACGCTCCCTGCAGCTTGGGATAGATATCTCCAAAGCGAAGATCATAGACCCTCTCCAAAGTGAAAAAGCAGAAGCCTATGCACACAGTTTTTATCAACTCAGAAAAGCGAAGGGAATCTCTTTAGAAGCGGCAAAAGACACTATGCACAACAAAACCTATTTTGCTACTATGATGGTGCATTCCGGTGATGTCGATGCCATGGTAAGCGGTGCTTCACATACCACGGCAGAGACCATCCGCCCTGCTTTGCAGATCATCAAGACATCACCCGACGTCACCATAGTCTCAAGCCTCTTTTTCATCTGTCTTGAAACAGAGGTCCTTATATATGCGGACTGTGCGGTAAATGAGAACCCGACGGCTGAGGAACTTGCACAGATCGCTATCTCAACGGCTAAAACGGCTCTGCGATTCGGCATCGAACCAAGGATAGCTATGCTTTCATACTCGACGGGAGATTCGGGAAGCGGCGAAGATGTCCAAAAGGTAAGACAGGCGACTGAGATCGTAAAACAGCGGGAGCCTTCGCTCCTTGTTGAAGGACCGATCCAGTATGATGCTGCCATCGACAAAGATGTCGCTAAGAAAAAACTTCCGGGCTCAAAAGTAGCCGGAGAAGCCAATATTTTTATCTTTCCTGATCTAAACACAGGGAATAACATATACAAAGCAGTTCAACGTTCAACGGGAGCCATAGCCATCGGACCTGTACTTCAGGGACTTAACAAACCGGTAAACGATCTCAGCCGCGGATGCAGTGTCGTGGATATCGTCAATACTGTTGCAATTACTGCTATTCAGGCAGGACAGACAAGTTGA
- a CDS encoding PDC sensor domain-containing protein gives MREYIEIYNTNKDKIESIIQSSIENLDKLSNEAENFYQKLFTTFPSLEVVYTVDAISKMQTSANIYSKYNDETEKNKSRAYLLNKLNIKENNFAFTEPYQSSTTGTLCITVSKKEGDKIIFMDFVLEKLLERLSLIDKHIYFSKIVKAFYFIAGFFMMILSTAAIIYGGIDFLKNMFHESLNIDAIFKPVIATTLGLAIFDLAKTILEQEVFFKSYSKDSKIEIKVLTKFLITILIALSIETLMVVFKIAIENYDKMINALYLMGGISFIITSLAILIFLTKRKKA, from the coding sequence ATGAGAGAATATATAGAGATATACAATACGAACAAAGATAAAATAGAGAGCATTATCCAAAGCAGTATCGAGAACTTAGACAAACTAAGCAACGAAGCTGAAAACTTTTATCAAAAGCTTTTTACGACTTTTCCCTCTTTGGAAGTTGTTTATACCGTCGATGCTATCTCTAAGATGCAGACATCGGCAAATATCTACAGCAAATACAACGATGAGACTGAAAAAAACAAAAGCAGAGCTTATCTTCTAAACAAGCTCAATATAAAAGAGAATAATTTTGCTTTTACTGAGCCTTATCAAAGTTCTACGACAGGGACACTTTGCATAACGGTCTCAAAAAAAGAGGGTGACAAGATCATCTTTATGGACTTTGTCTTAGAGAAACTGCTTGAAAGACTCAGCTTGATCGACAAACATATCTATTTTAGTAAGATCGTTAAAGCTTTCTATTTTATCGCCGGCTTTTTTATGATGATCCTCTCAACAGCAGCGATCATATACGGAGGTATAGACTTTCTAAAAAATATGTTTCATGAAAGTCTGAATATCGATGCGATATTTAAACCTGTTATCGCTACGACACTAGGACTTGCGATCTTTGATCTGGCAAAGACGATACTAGAACAGGAAGTGTTCTTTAAAAGTTACTCGAAAGACTCGAAAATAGAGATAAAAGTACTGACAAAGTTTCTTATCACGATCTTAATAGCACTCTCGATAGAAACACTGATGGTTGTATTTAAAATCGCTATTGAGAACTATGACAAGATGATAAACGCTCTGTACTTGATGGGAGGTATATCGTTTATCATCACATCACTTGCAATACTTATCTTTTTAACAAAAAGAAAAAAAGCGTAA
- the groL gene encoding chaperonin GroEL (60 kDa chaperone family; promotes refolding of misfolded polypeptides especially under stressful conditions; forms two stacked rings of heptamers to form a barrel-shaped 14mer; ends can be capped by GroES; misfolded proteins enter the barrel where they are refolded when GroES binds) has protein sequence MAKDIIFSDEARNKLAKGVAQLCDAVKVTMGPRGRNVLIQKSYGSPIITKDGVSVAREIELKDRLENMGAQLVKEVASNTADEAGDGTTTATVLANAIFSEGLRNITAGANPVEVKRGMDKACEAILANLKAASKSVKDKKEIAQVATISANSDTQIGDMIAEAMEKVGQDGVITVEEAKGISDELEVVEGMQFDRGYLSPYFITNTEKMTAEIEQPYILLTDQKVTSLKDLLPVLEQVQKTSRPLLIIAEDVEGEALSTLVVNKLRGVLNITAVKAPGFGDRRKAMLQDIAVLTNGTVISEETGHTLQGATIQHLGQAGRVVIDKDNSVIVNGAGSADAVKARVSEIKTQIESTSSEYDKEKLQERLAKLSGGVAVIKVGAATETEMKEKKDRVDDALSATKAAVEEGIVIGGGAALVRAAAKVNLDLTGDQKIGCEIILRAVKAPVKQIAINAGYDAGVVVNAIENAENENIGFNAATGEYVDMFEVGIIDPLKVERVALTNATSVSSLLLTTEAAIFEIPEEKPAAPDMGGMGGMPGMM, from the coding sequence ATGGCAAAAGATATAATTTTTTCAGATGAAGCACGTAATAAACTGGCAAAAGGTGTGGCACAGCTTTGTGACGCAGTAAAAGTGACGATGGGACCACGCGGTCGTAACGTTCTTATACAAAAAAGCTACGGAAGCCCGATTATCACTAAAGACGGTGTCTCTGTCGCTCGTGAGATCGAACTAAAAGACAGACTTGAAAACATGGGTGCACAGCTTGTTAAAGAGGTCGCATCAAACACTGCCGATGAAGCGGGTGACGGTACTACGACTGCTACGGTTCTAGCAAATGCTATCTTTAGCGAAGGTCTTAGAAACATCACGGCGGGAGCGAATCCTGTTGAAGTAAAACGCGGTATGGACAAAGCTTGTGAAGCGATACTTGCAAACCTAAAAGCTGCGTCTAAATCTGTAAAAGATAAAAAAGAGATAGCACAAGTTGCAACGATCTCGGCAAATTCTGATACTCAGATCGGTGATATGATAGCCGAAGCTATGGAAAAAGTAGGTCAAGACGGTGTTATCACTGTTGAAGAAGCTAAAGGTATCTCTGATGAGCTTGAAGTCGTTGAGGGTATGCAGTTTGACCGTGGTTACCTAAGTCCGTATTTCATCACAAACACTGAAAAGATGACGGCGGAGATAGAACAGCCATATATCTTGCTTACAGACCAGAAAGTCACATCTTTAAAAGATCTTTTACCTGTTTTAGAGCAAGTACAAAAGACTTCTCGTCCGCTTCTTATCATTGCAGAAGACGTAGAGGGTGAAGCACTTTCGACTTTAGTTGTAAACAAACTTCGCGGGGTGTTAAACATCACTGCGGTCAAAGCACCTGGTTTTGGTGATCGTCGTAAAGCGATGCTTCAAGATATCGCAGTGCTTACAAACGGTACCGTTATCTCTGAAGAGACAGGTCATACGCTTCAAGGTGCTACTATCCAGCATCTTGGTCAAGCGGGACGTGTCGTGATAGACAAAGACAACTCTGTGATCGTTAACGGTGCAGGAAGCGCAGACGCGGTAAAAGCAAGAGTTTCTGAGATAAAAACACAGATAGAGAGTACTTCAAGCGAGTATGACAAAGAGAAACTTCAAGAGCGTTTAGCAAAACTTAGCGGCGGTGTCGCTGTCATCAAAGTGGGTGCTGCTACAGAGACTGAGATGAAAGAGAAAAAAGACCGTGTAGATGATGCACTTTCTGCGACTAAAGCAGCAGTAGAAGAGGGTATCGTCATCGGTGGTGGAGCGGCTCTTGTACGCGCAGCTGCAAAAGTGAACCTAGACCTTACAGGCGATCAAAAGATCGGATGTGAGATCATCTTACGTGCTGTAAAAGCTCCTGTAAAACAGATAGCGATCAATGCAGGATACGACGCAGGTGTCGTCGTAAATGCTATAGAAAACGCAGAAAATGAAAACATAGGTTTCAACGCTGCGACAGGCGAGTATGTAGATATGTTCGAAGTGGGTATCATCGATCCTCTTAAAGTGGAGCGTGTCGCACTTACAAACGCTACATCTGTTTCGAGTCTTCTTCTGACTACGGAAGCGGCAATATTTGAGATCCCGGAAGAAAAACCTGCTGCTCCTGATATGGGTGGAATGGGCGGAATGCCGGGGATGATGTAA
- a CDS encoding acetate kinase, which yields MKALILNSGSSSIKYKIFDMDSEEVLQKGIIEELKGNRHKELEKIINAMEKIDFIAHRVVHGGHSFKQATIIDDDVIKEIEELSHLAPLHNPANLDGILTAKALAPDTLQVAVFDTAFHEDMPPSAYMYAIPQEMYTKYNIRRYGFHGTSHNYLLKECAKLLDKTLKETNIITLHLGNGASATAIKNGKSYDTSMGFTPLEGLVMGTRSGDFDPAIILYLLKEGLSPKEIDDLLNHNSGLKGICGSSDVREILSRDDDDAKLALEIMSRRVKKYIGAYIAILGRVDAIVFSGGIGENSSEVRELILNGLDDAFGIFLDEEKNRVTQAQTALISEKKSRIALYVIPTDEELEIAHQAFALLR from the coding sequence TTGAAAGCACTCATCCTAAACTCGGGAAGCTCTTCCATTAAGTACAAGATATTTGATATGGACTCTGAAGAGGTCTTACAAAAAGGGATCATCGAAGAGCTCAAAGGCAATAGGCACAAAGAGCTTGAAAAGATCATCAACGCTATGGAGAAGATCGACTTTATCGCTCACAGAGTAGTCCACGGCGGTCATAGTTTTAAACAAGCGACCATCATAGACGACGATGTCATCAAAGAGATAGAGGAACTCTCTCACCTCGCACCTTTGCACAATCCGGCAAATCTCGACGGTATCCTTACGGCAAAAGCTCTTGCTCCGGATACATTGCAAGTAGCAGTATTTGACACCGCCTTCCACGAAGATATGCCGCCTTCGGCTTACATGTATGCCATTCCCCAAGAGATGTACACAAAGTACAATATCCGCCGCTACGGTTTTCACGGTACATCACATAACTACCTTTTAAAAGAGTGTGCAAAACTTCTGGATAAAACTCTAAAGGAGACAAACATCATCACTCTGCATCTTGGTAACGGTGCAAGTGCAACAGCCATAAAAAACGGGAAATCCTATGATACCTCTATGGGTTTCACGCCGCTTGAAGGTCTTGTAATGGGAACAAGAAGCGGGGATTTCGATCCTGCGATCATCTTATACTTACTCAAAGAGGGGCTGAGTCCAAAAGAGATAGACGATCTGCTCAACCACAATAGCGGGCTCAAAGGGATCTGCGGAAGCAGTGATGTAAGAGAGATTCTAAGCCGTGACGATGATGACGCAAAACTGGCTTTAGAGATCATGAGCAGAAGAGTGAAAAAATACATAGGCGCATACATCGCCATACTGGGACGCGTCGATGCCATCGTCTTTAGCGGAGGCATCGGCGAGAACAGCTCCGAAGTAAGAGAATTGATACTTAACGGTCTAGATGATGCGTTTGGAATATTTTTAGATGAAGAAAAAAACCGTGTGACTCAAGCACAGACGGCTTTGATCTCTGAGAAAAAAAGCCGTATCGCTCTGTATGTGATCCCCACAGATGAGGAACTAGAAATCGCTCATCAGGCTTTCGCTCTTTTAAGATAA